A stretch of the Tautonia marina genome encodes the following:
- a CDS encoding DmpA family aminopeptidase, translating to MVNLAMGWLVMVLSVMMMGSTDEPRPRARDLGLRPGVFPTGPQNAITDVSGVLVGQVTLVEGDDVRTGVTAVLPHGGNLFAEKVPGAVFVGNAFGKLAGSTQVEELGTIETPIVLTNTLSVGTAIEAVVRETLRHPDNATIRSVNAVVGETNDGGLNDIRTGHITAEHVQRALRDATDGPVSEGSVGAGTGCECFGWKGGIGTSSRVLPERFGGWRIGVLVQANYGGVLTIGGAPVGRRLGRHPFQEPDEAGNAGESGSSADGSCMIIVATDAPIAARDLKRLAARAVFGLARTGSSYSHGSGDYAIAFSTAPTLRVRPGDQQPQIRSVLPSESVSPLFQAALEATEEAVYNALLQASTTTGRNGRTVEAIPIEPLRTLLREHRLIDDPRDSP from the coding sequence ATGGTGAATCTCGCGATGGGCTGGCTGGTGATGGTCCTCTCCGTGATGATGATGGGTTCCACCGACGAACCTCGCCCAAGGGCCCGAGATCTGGGCCTTCGCCCCGGTGTCTTCCCGACTGGCCCTCAGAATGCCATCACCGATGTTTCCGGGGTTCTCGTGGGTCAGGTAACACTCGTTGAGGGAGACGACGTTCGCACGGGAGTGACCGCCGTCTTGCCGCACGGAGGCAATCTCTTTGCCGAGAAAGTGCCCGGCGCGGTGTTCGTCGGCAACGCATTCGGTAAGCTGGCCGGATCGACCCAGGTCGAGGAACTGGGCACGATCGAGACGCCGATCGTCCTGACCAACACGCTTTCCGTAGGGACGGCCATCGAGGCGGTGGTGCGTGAAACACTCCGTCATCCGGACAACGCCACCATTCGGTCGGTCAACGCCGTCGTCGGCGAAACCAACGATGGCGGCCTGAATGACATCCGAACCGGCCACATCACCGCCGAGCATGTGCAACGAGCCCTTCGGGATGCAACCGATGGTCCTGTGAGCGAAGGGAGTGTCGGGGCGGGCACCGGCTGCGAGTGCTTCGGCTGGAAGGGGGGGATTGGGACCTCGTCTCGTGTGCTGCCCGAGCGGTTCGGAGGCTGGCGAATTGGCGTTCTGGTTCAGGCGAACTACGGTGGCGTGCTGACAATCGGCGGGGCTCCGGTGGGCCGTCGGCTGGGCCGTCACCCGTTTCAGGAACCGGATGAAGCGGGGAACGCGGGGGAATCCGGCTCCTCCGCGGATGGATCTTGCATGATCATCGTTGCGACCGATGCGCCGATCGCCGCCCGCGATCTGAAACGATTGGCCGCTCGGGCCGTGTTTGGTCTGGCTCGGACCGGATCGTCCTACAGCCACGGCAGCGGAGATTACGCCATTGCCTTCTCCACCGCTCCGACCCTCCGCGTCAGGCCCGGTGATCAACAGCCACAGATTCGCTCGGTGCTTCCGTCCGAATCCGTTTCTCCGCTGTTCCAGGCCGCGCTTGAAGCCACCGAGGAGGCCGTATACAACGCCTTGCTCCAGGCGAGTACCACCACTGGCCGGAACGGTCGAACGGTCGAGGCGATTCCGATCGAACCGCTCCGAACACTTCTCCGCGAACACCGCCTGATTGACGACCCGCGTGATTCCCCTTGA
- the crcB gene encoding fluoride efflux transporter CrcB: protein MEKLIQVGLLSLGGACGVNIRFWFGLWITRWSGHQFPWATLLINVTGSFAIGVLTVLLARWLPHPNHRLMLITGLLGGYTTYSSFAFESLMLWERGERVQGMLYVGSTVVVGFLAVALGVALARGLTISEHERAAKSDTLPPGNAATTDQPRVEGEGEAREIP, encoded by the coding sequence GTGGAGAAACTGATTCAGGTCGGGCTCCTCTCGCTGGGAGGTGCCTGCGGGGTCAACATCCGGTTCTGGTTCGGACTCTGGATCACGCGATGGTCGGGGCATCAGTTCCCCTGGGCGACGCTGCTGATCAATGTGACGGGTTCGTTTGCGATTGGTGTCCTCACGGTCCTCCTTGCTCGATGGCTGCCCCACCCAAATCATCGGCTCATGCTGATTACGGGGCTGCTGGGAGGCTACACAACCTATTCCTCCTTCGCCTTCGAATCGCTGATGCTCTGGGAACGAGGCGAACGAGTTCAGGGGATGCTTTACGTCGGCTCCACGGTGGTTGTCGGCTTCCTGGCCGTGGCGTTGGGAGTGGCCCTGGCCCGTGGGTTGACCATTTCGGAACATGAACGCGCCGCGAAGAGCGACACCCTGCCACCGGGCAATGCCGCGACGACGGACCAGCCTCGTGTCGAGGGTGAAGGGGAGGCGAGGGAGATTCCGTGA
- a CDS encoding DUF190 domain-containing protein — protein MLPVDATLLRLYVHNDDRALGRPLYEAVVEKARGMGLAGATVFTAELGFGSDRQVHDSLSEYTFLGAPVVIEVVDSLDRLESLLVELAGMIGPGVKLLSTLSPVRVVRDVSPSEQPGAL, from the coding sequence ATGCTTCCGGTCGATGCCACCTTGCTCAGGCTTTACGTTCACAACGATGATCGCGCCCTTGGCCGACCGCTTTATGAGGCGGTGGTTGAGAAGGCTCGGGGGATGGGATTGGCCGGTGCCACCGTTTTCACGGCCGAACTGGGCTTCGGTTCGGATCGTCAGGTGCACGACTCCCTGAGCGAATATACTTTCCTGGGCGCTCCGGTGGTGATCGAGGTGGTCGATTCGTTGGATCGCCTCGAATCGCTCCTGGTGGAACTCGCGGGCATGATCGGCCCAGGGGTGAAACTGCTCAGCACGCTGAGCCCGGTTCGGGTTGTCCGAGACGTCTCTCCTTCCGAGCAGCCTGGAGCCCTCTGA
- a CDS encoding DUF190 domain-containing protein gives MPLEGDAQRVSVYIGSSDTWHGTNLAVAIVERCRALGIAGATVSRGVMGYGRNSRIHRAQMLGLSQDLPERVEIIDRADRIATLLPILDEMVSGGLVVVEDLRVVRDRHHPSQPD, from the coding sequence ATGCCCCTCGAAGGCGATGCGCAACGCGTGAGCGTCTACATCGGAAGCTCAGACACCTGGCACGGCACCAACCTTGCCGTTGCGATTGTCGAGCGGTGCAGGGCCCTCGGAATTGCCGGAGCGACGGTCTCGCGCGGGGTCATGGGCTACGGCCGGAATTCCCGGATTCATCGTGCCCAGATGCTCGGCCTCTCCCAGGATCTTCCCGAGCGGGTCGAAATCATTGACCGGGCCGATCGGATCGCCACCTTGCTGCCGATTCTCGATGAGATGGTGTCCGGTGGCCTGGTGGTCGTCGAAGACCTGCGCGTGGTCCGAGATCGGCATCATCCGAGCCAGCCGGACTGA
- a CDS encoding fucose isomerase: MSRKVAVFWPGDYRAKPNEWATPQFEEARARLEAALRKLGREPYLVEGPITRPHEAIERLGPIDDPMIGLFVHWAYAPHTVDGVVGKGNPLLLASNFSGTWPGLVALLNTAASLESVGRPASRIWSDAADWTADASFMDHLAQWCEAGRIDHDTSEIHDQCSVSEQAGSTARTVLDEIRRRRILALMLGDTSMGMINGYFGPRVLAPLGFSEHKVDQAWLIDRVSQIDDHRVDDAFKFVRDRGVTFHWGEPDALDFTEDSTREQLRGYLAVLDLAAEFQADCIGWQYQLGLLNLLPPSDFAEGLLNSHARPEGNGHPLITATEADQGSLVPMELMKRLLEAKGLPGAVMFHDVRWGAKHEGRFLWVLLNSGSCSAYAFNHDVNSLAGVHSYRQPSGYFPVPGGTFAGVSLPGKITWSRAWIDRFGQPVLDVGRGESVSLPDDVRESWWQGTTRQWPFMAADLGCSMETIMAHYMSNHVAVAYGDIFGELIALGHALGFRVRVLSSGIPA, from the coding sequence ATGTCGCGCAAGGTCGCCGTGTTCTGGCCAGGGGATTATCGGGCCAAGCCGAACGAATGGGCAACACCGCAATTCGAGGAGGCCCGCGCCCGGCTCGAAGCCGCCCTGCGCAAGCTCGGCCGCGAGCCGTATCTGGTCGAGGGGCCGATCACACGTCCCCACGAGGCGATCGAACGGCTCGGGCCGATCGATGACCCGATGATCGGCCTGTTCGTCCACTGGGCCTACGCCCCTCATACCGTCGATGGCGTGGTAGGCAAGGGGAATCCGCTCCTGCTGGCCTCGAATTTCTCGGGCACCTGGCCGGGCCTGGTGGCGTTGCTCAACACGGCGGCCTCGCTGGAGAGTGTCGGCCGGCCCGCCTCGCGGATCTGGTCCGACGCCGCCGACTGGACTGCCGACGCGAGCTTCATGGATCACCTCGCCCAGTGGTGCGAGGCGGGGCGAATCGACCACGATACCTCCGAGATCCACGACCAGTGCTCCGTCTCTGAGCAGGCTGGTTCGACCGCCCGGACGGTCCTGGACGAGATTCGGCGCCGACGGATTCTCGCCCTCATGCTCGGCGATACGTCGATGGGGATGATCAACGGCTATTTCGGCCCCCGCGTCCTCGCGCCGCTGGGGTTCAGCGAGCACAAGGTGGACCAGGCCTGGCTCATCGACCGCGTGAGCCAGATCGACGACCACCGCGTGGACGACGCCTTCAAGTTCGTCCGCGATCGGGGCGTGACCTTCCACTGGGGGGAACCCGACGCGCTCGACTTCACCGAAGATTCGACCCGCGAGCAGCTGCGCGGCTACCTGGCCGTGCTCGACCTCGCGGCCGAGTTCCAGGCCGACTGCATCGGGTGGCAGTATCAGCTCGGTCTGCTCAACTTGCTTCCTCCGAGTGACTTTGCCGAAGGCTTGCTCAACTCTCATGCCCGTCCCGAGGGGAACGGTCATCCCTTGATCACCGCGACCGAGGCCGATCAGGGGAGTCTCGTCCCGATGGAGCTGATGAAGCGCTTGCTGGAGGCCAAAGGGTTGCCCGGCGCGGTCATGTTCCACGACGTGCGCTGGGGGGCCAAGCACGAGGGGCGGTTCCTCTGGGTCCTGCTCAATTCCGGCAGTTGCTCGGCGTATGCGTTCAATCACGACGTGAATTCCCTGGCCGGAGTGCACAGCTACCGCCAGCCGAGCGGCTACTTCCCGGTTCCAGGCGGCACGTTCGCGGGGGTAAGCTTGCCGGGCAAGATCACCTGGTCGCGTGCCTGGATCGACCGCTTCGGTCAGCCGGTGCTTGATGTGGGGCGGGGAGAGTCGGTGTCCTTGCCCGACGATGTCCGCGAGTCGTGGTGGCAAGGGACAACCCGCCAGTGGCCGTTCATGGCTGCCGACCTGGGATGCTCAATGGAAACGATCATGGCCCACTACATGAGCAACCACGTCGCCGTCGCCTATGGAGACATTTTCGGTGAGCTGATTGCGCTGGGCCATGCGCTCGGTTTCCGGGTTCGTGTGCTGTCCAGCGGCATCCCAGCCTGA
- a CDS encoding DUF1570 domain-containing protein codes for MRGIREAGLLVSLVAVMAVTAYYCWLGTVDSSRVDLAMLRESPSPADERSAAPVETRNAQAGRLRSGSNRSFWGDSGVWGNAPVSSAIGESSPLPRKRREGVSSPEPKASPSPPSVQAPEDGPRLPIRSPLPDASLELTQIEDLPTLRLPIDLSGISPASTAAPSTPAPLPKGPSAPAEPVRMLVGDASGRVLVSRLYARGPSGPVVQLPDGSLGWPEGEVLTDRPFRPWSARQIANSFRNGREQTFRVIERSPYVVLTEGSNAFGEQAADLLQALYHDLAACFEDGGIPVTEPEFPLVAVIYRDEAAFRRYRPVDPDVRAYYEVASNRIILYESSPQDLRAPELAALSRPQTIAHEGIHQILQNIGVQPRLADWPPWLVEGLAEYYSPTAPPDSSEGPRSAWGDYGRANFGRVNPLHMATLIDLQDPSALLAHLRGPGPSKVSPAWASLGPEEPWVTHLMLRSELSPTDYALAWCLTHYLARNHPDAFRSYLLALAQRPPLEPRTPKQHLKEFIEVFGVHPSTLAHRIDRHLSSLRYDQVPYYAVRFEQMMPSGLTRRGTLVSPSPTMITQWLQAQTLPDGAPLLWWAAPFASRNLARLSCESWLLHQFP; via the coding sequence TTGCGAGGCATTCGAGAAGCGGGCCTGCTCGTTTCGCTGGTTGCGGTCATGGCCGTGACGGCCTATTACTGCTGGCTTGGTACCGTCGACTCCAGCCGGGTTGACCTGGCAATGTTGCGGGAGAGCCCCTCTCCAGCGGACGAGCGATCGGCAGCGCCGGTCGAGACCAGGAACGCGCAGGCTGGCCGGCTCCGATCGGGTTCAAATCGTTCGTTCTGGGGCGACTCCGGCGTCTGGGGCAATGCTCCTGTCTCGTCTGCGATCGGGGAGTCGTCCCCGTTGCCTCGGAAGCGGAGGGAGGGAGTCTCGTCCCCCGAGCCCAAGGCATCACCGAGCCCTCCCTCGGTCCAGGCTCCCGAGGATGGCCCCCGACTCCCGATCCGATCGCCGCTGCCGGACGCTTCCCTGGAGCTGACCCAGATCGAGGACTTGCCGACGCTGAGGCTGCCGATCGATCTTTCCGGGATCTCGCCGGCCTCGACCGCGGCCCCATCAACCCCCGCACCGCTGCCCAAGGGGCCTTCCGCTCCGGCAGAGCCAGTCCGGATGCTTGTCGGCGACGCCTCCGGACGAGTTCTTGTCAGTCGCCTCTATGCTCGAGGTCCCAGTGGCCCCGTCGTGCAGCTTCCTGACGGTTCGCTGGGATGGCCCGAAGGCGAAGTCCTTACCGATCGACCCTTTCGGCCCTGGTCGGCGCGACAGATTGCCAACTCATTTCGAAACGGCCGCGAGCAGACGTTTCGCGTCATTGAACGCTCGCCCTACGTCGTCCTGACCGAGGGGAGCAACGCCTTCGGCGAACAGGCGGCGGACCTCCTGCAAGCACTCTACCACGATTTGGCCGCCTGTTTCGAAGACGGCGGCATTCCCGTCACCGAGCCTGAGTTTCCGCTCGTGGCCGTGATCTACCGAGACGAGGCCGCCTTCCGTCGCTATCGTCCCGTCGATCCCGATGTCCGCGCGTACTACGAGGTGGCGTCGAACCGGATCATCCTTTACGAATCGTCTCCGCAGGACCTCCGTGCCCCAGAACTGGCTGCCCTGAGCCGTCCCCAGACGATCGCTCACGAAGGGATTCACCAGATCCTCCAGAACATTGGCGTTCAGCCTCGACTGGCGGATTGGCCTCCCTGGCTTGTTGAGGGCCTGGCCGAGTATTATTCACCGACGGCACCGCCCGACTCCTCCGAGGGACCCCGATCCGCCTGGGGAGACTACGGCCGCGCCAACTTCGGCCGGGTCAACCCGTTGCACATGGCCACCTTGATCGACCTGCAGGACCCTTCCGCCCTGCTGGCCCATCTCAGGGGGCCCGGGCCGAGCAAGGTTTCCCCTGCCTGGGCCAGCCTTGGCCCCGAGGAGCCCTGGGTCACGCACTTGATGCTTCGCTCGGAGCTCTCTCCGACCGACTACGCGCTGGCCTGGTGTCTGACCCATTACCTCGCCCGCAACCATCCCGACGCGTTCCGATCGTATCTCCTCGCGCTCGCCCAGCGCCCCCCTCTGGAACCTCGTACTCCGAAACAGCATCTCAAAGAGTTCATTGAGGTTTTTGGGGTGCATCCCTCGACCCTCGCCCACCGGATCGATCGCCACCTCTCCTCGCTTCGCTACGACCAGGTCCCCTACTACGCGGTACGATTCGAGCAGATGATGCCCTCGGGCCTGACCCGTCGCGGAACGCTGGTCAGTCCTTCGCCAACCATGATTACCCAGTGGCTCCAGGCCCAGACACTTCCCGACGGGGCTCCACTACTCTGGTGGGCCGCCCCCTTCGCCTCTCGTAACCTCGCCCGCCTCTCCTGCGAATCCTGGCTTCTGCATCAGTTCCCTTGA
- a CDS encoding sulfite exporter TauE/SafE family protein — translation MIVVRSIVAAVALATIAPEMLSNVSDPVQLVLSLAFGAIVGFSLGLTGGGGSIFAVPLLVYGLGIRPNEAVGISLAAVGATALFGFFQRLRSGEVEVHTGLIFAVAGMAGAPIGSWMNGQLPGPLLLLLFSGLMVLVASRMWFKANSRPADSLAVRARFEPIPSDEPGPTCRRDPSGRLTMSTRCAMLLAGVGLVTGVLSGLFGVGGGFVIVPALVLFSGMGVHRAVATSLLVIALIGASGVGSLLVAGRPLPLGITTQFIVGGLLGMVLGTRLGRQLSGPRLQKVFAGAILAVAAYIVLERFM, via the coding sequence GTGATCGTCGTGCGTTCGATCGTCGCGGCCGTGGCCCTGGCAACGATTGCGCCGGAGATGCTCTCGAATGTGAGCGATCCCGTTCAGCTTGTCCTGAGCTTGGCGTTTGGCGCGATCGTAGGCTTTTCGCTCGGGCTGACGGGCGGAGGCGGTTCCATCTTCGCCGTGCCGCTTCTGGTCTACGGGCTTGGCATCCGTCCGAATGAGGCAGTCGGCATTTCGCTCGCGGCGGTGGGAGCAACCGCCCTGTTCGGCTTTTTCCAGCGGCTCCGATCCGGTGAGGTCGAAGTCCACACGGGTCTGATCTTCGCGGTCGCGGGGATGGCGGGGGCCCCGATCGGCTCCTGGATGAATGGCCAGTTGCCGGGCCCTCTCTTGCTACTCTTGTTTTCAGGGTTGATGGTTCTGGTCGCGTCTCGCATGTGGTTCAAGGCCAATTCTCGGCCTGCCGATTCGCTCGCCGTCCGTGCCCGCTTCGAACCGATCCCGAGCGACGAGCCCGGCCCGACCTGCCGCCGCGATCCCTCGGGTCGTCTGACAATGAGTACCCGATGCGCGATGCTGCTTGCCGGAGTGGGCTTGGTCACAGGGGTTCTGTCCGGCCTGTTCGGGGTCGGTGGCGGGTTCGTGATCGTCCCAGCGCTGGTCCTGTTCAGCGGCATGGGAGTCCACCGCGCCGTGGCCACCTCGCTGCTGGTGATCGCCCTGATTGGTGCATCGGGAGTGGGCTCTCTGCTGGTGGCAGGCAGACCGTTACCGCTGGGCATCACCACTCAATTTATTGTGGGAGGCCTGCTCGGCATGGTGCTCGGAACCCGTCTCGGCCGACAGCTCTCCGGCCCCCGGCTTCAGAAGGTCTTTGCCGGAGCGATCCTCGCCGTCGCCGCTTATATCGTGCTGGAACGCTTCATGTGA
- a CDS encoding NAD(P)/FAD-dependent oxidoreductase — MERHHQILIVGGGTAGITVAARLRQQDPSLDVAIVEPSTKHYYQPLWTLVGGGIYKPEDSEREEADLIPPGTTWIKDAVSTFAPDTHRVTTKNGDIITYDWLIVAAGIQINWDKVKGLRDAVGHDGVCSNYDIKTVPSTWRSIQEFRGGTAIFTQPSGPVKCGGGPQKIMYLAEEAFQRSGVRNQSRLIFATGTPRIFAVEPYATSLEKVVARKGIEPLFKHNLIEIRADRKEAVFRKLDTGDEVVLNYNMIHVTPPMGPPDFIAQSPLADAEGWADVDKFSLRHVRFPNVFAIGDASSLPTSKTGAAIRKQAPVLVENLMNCMKGEVPTASYDGYTSCPVVTGYNSLIMAEFDYDKKPAETFPFDQSQERFSMFLLKKAGLPSLYWHGMLKGRV, encoded by the coding sequence GTGGAACGACATCATCAGATCCTCATTGTCGGTGGTGGGACCGCTGGGATCACTGTGGCCGCGCGGTTGCGCCAGCAAGACCCCTCGCTGGACGTGGCGATTGTTGAGCCTTCGACAAAACATTACTACCAGCCCCTCTGGACCCTGGTCGGTGGTGGCATTTACAAGCCCGAAGACTCGGAACGAGAGGAAGCCGATCTCATTCCTCCAGGAACGACCTGGATCAAGGATGCCGTCTCGACGTTCGCCCCCGACACGCACCGGGTGACTACGAAGAATGGCGACATCATTACCTACGACTGGCTCATCGTCGCCGCCGGCATCCAGATCAACTGGGATAAGGTGAAAGGACTGCGCGACGCTGTTGGTCATGACGGTGTGTGCAGCAACTACGACATCAAGACCGTGCCGAGCACCTGGCGAAGCATTCAAGAATTCCGCGGCGGAACCGCCATCTTCACCCAACCCTCCGGCCCGGTGAAGTGTGGAGGCGGCCCTCAAAAGATCATGTACCTGGCAGAGGAAGCGTTCCAACGCTCGGGGGTTCGGAACCAATCTCGGCTGATCTTCGCCACCGGTACTCCTCGGATCTTCGCGGTCGAACCCTACGCCACCTCACTCGAAAAGGTCGTTGCCCGCAAAGGGATCGAACCCCTGTTCAAGCACAACCTGATCGAGATCCGCGCTGACCGCAAGGAGGCCGTCTTCCGCAAGCTCGACACGGGAGACGAGGTCGTGTTGAACTACAACATGATCCACGTCACCCCGCCGATGGGCCCTCCCGACTTCATCGCTCAGAGTCCCCTGGCCGATGCTGAAGGCTGGGCTGATGTCGACAAGTTTTCACTTCGCCATGTTCGTTTTCCGAACGTTTTCGCGATTGGCGATGCGTCAAGCTTGCCGACTTCCAAGACCGGGGCCGCCATTCGCAAGCAGGCTCCCGTGCTCGTCGAGAACCTGATGAACTGCATGAAGGGAGAGGTTCCCACCGCCTCGTACGACGGCTACACATCCTGTCCGGTCGTGACAGGATACAACAGCTTGATCATGGCCGAGTTCGATTATGACAAAAAGCCTGCCGAGACTTTTCCTTTCGACCAGTCGCAAGAGCGATTCAGCATGTTCTTGTTGAAGAAGGCAGGTCTTCCCTCGCTTTACTGGCATGGCATGCTCAAAGGTCGGGTCTGA
- a CDS encoding DUF1641 domain-containing protein yields the protein MARLLERVEHIDRVVSRLERLADEAPPLMATAVDALDESCRKLTATGTGPDERLGHLLRLAERLTDHETSRALERLLDRAGQLEQTLATLDQLPGLLAVVVDTLDEYAATLVTQGIDVETSLRQGIHALLWLGQRVSEAELERLGILLRSDVLEPHALAVVGKTGRALATCHENTCSTKTPEQIGPVGLIRALGDPNVRRSLSFLVQVGRCFGQNLATPSDD from the coding sequence ATGGCTCGTCTTCTGGAGCGGGTCGAGCACATCGATCGCGTCGTCTCCCGCCTGGAACGACTCGCCGATGAGGCTCCCCCGTTGATGGCCACCGCCGTCGATGCGCTCGACGAATCGTGCCGGAAGCTCACCGCAACCGGTACCGGACCGGATGAACGGCTCGGCCATCTACTCCGTTTGGCCGAGCGGCTGACCGATCACGAGACCTCTCGGGCCCTTGAACGCCTGCTCGATCGAGCAGGTCAACTCGAACAGACCCTGGCAACACTCGATCAGCTTCCTGGGCTGCTTGCGGTCGTCGTCGATACCCTTGACGAGTACGCCGCGACCCTCGTGACCCAGGGAATTGATGTTGAGACGAGCCTTCGGCAGGGCATTCATGCCCTGCTCTGGCTCGGGCAGCGTGTGAGCGAAGCCGAACTGGAACGGCTTGGCATCCTGCTCCGCTCCGATGTGCTGGAACCGCACGCTCTGGCAGTCGTCGGCAAGACAGGACGAGCGCTGGCGACCTGTCATGAGAACACATGCTCGACCAAGACTCCGGAGCAGATCGGGCCGGTCGGTCTCATTCGAGCGCTTGGCGATCCCAACGTTAGACGGTCGTTGAGCTTCCTGGTCCAGGTCGGTCGGTGCTTCGGCCAGAATCTCGCCACCCCCTCCGACGACTAA
- a CDS encoding MBL fold metallo-hydrolase, with protein MKIEQYYLGCLAHASYMIVDERTGIAAVVDPQRDIDQYVRDAEANGWSIRYVFLTHFHADFLAGHIELRDRTGAHIYLGSRAEAEYDFTPVKDGDVVEFGDVRLEILETPGHTPEGISILAYDLTKSDTQPHAVLTGDTLFIGDVGRPDLLASIGVTADELAEMLYNSITNKLVKLPDETLIYPAHGAGSLCGKQLSTERVSTIGEQKKYNYALQPMSKEQFIKLVEVDQPDAPDYFVHDAILNRKERSSLDETMKRALRPLDLDEFLRIRDEGAQVLDVREAADFEGAHLAGAINVGLKGQYATWCGTVLSHDRPIVVIAETGDEEEAIMRLGRIGFDNAAGYLKGGMGALDGRDDLLRSTPRITAPALAEHLASDQAPVILDVRSEKERDAGRIERSLHIPLGHLVERIDEVPADRDVVVHCQGGYRSSIAASLLRRHGRDRVTDLVGGYKAWAASNAPTESVGS; from the coding sequence ATGAAAATCGAGCAATACTACCTGGGCTGCCTGGCTCATGCTTCGTACATGATCGTCGACGAGCGTACGGGAATCGCCGCGGTGGTCGACCCGCAGCGCGACATTGATCAGTACGTCCGCGACGCCGAGGCGAACGGTTGGTCGATCCGGTATGTGTTTCTGACGCACTTCCACGCCGACTTCCTCGCCGGGCATATCGAGTTGCGCGACCGTACGGGGGCTCATATCTATCTTGGATCTCGCGCCGAGGCCGAATACGACTTCACACCCGTCAAGGATGGCGATGTAGTTGAATTTGGCGACGTTCGCCTGGAAATTCTGGAGACTCCCGGCCACACTCCCGAGGGGATCTCGATTCTCGCCTACGACCTGACCAAGAGCGACACGCAACCCCACGCGGTCCTGACCGGCGACACACTGTTCATCGGCGATGTGGGCCGCCCCGACCTGCTCGCCTCCATCGGCGTCACCGCCGACGAACTGGCCGAAATGCTCTACAACTCAATCACGAATAAGCTTGTCAAACTTCCTGACGAAACCCTCATCTATCCGGCCCATGGCGCGGGTTCGCTCTGTGGCAAGCAGCTCAGCACCGAGCGGGTTTCAACCATCGGCGAACAGAAGAAATACAATTATGCCTTACAGCCCATGAGTAAGGAGCAGTTCATCAAGCTGGTCGAGGTTGACCAGCCCGACGCCCCCGACTACTTCGTTCACGACGCGATCCTGAACCGCAAGGAGCGATCGAGCCTCGACGAGACGATGAAGCGAGCCCTTCGGCCCCTCGATCTTGACGAATTCCTCCGCATTCGAGACGAGGGAGCCCAGGTCCTCGATGTCCGAGAAGCCGCCGACTTCGAAGGGGCCCACCTGGCCGGGGCCATCAATGTGGGCTTGAAGGGGCAGTATGCGACCTGGTGCGGCACGGTTCTGAGCCATGATCGCCCGATCGTGGTCATCGCTGAGACCGGTGACGAGGAGGAGGCCATCATGCGGCTGGGGCGGATCGGCTTCGATAACGCCGCCGGCTACCTCAAGGGAGGCATGGGGGCCCTCGACGGCCGGGACGACCTGCTTCGCTCGACTCCCCGCATCACCGCTCCGGCACTGGCCGAGCACCTCGCAAGCGACCAGGCTCCAGTCATCCTCGATGTTCGCTCGGAGAAAGAGCGCGACGCCGGCCGAATCGAACGATCGTTACACATTCCCCTTGGCCACCTGGTTGAACGAATTGACGAGGTTCCGGCCGATCGTGACGTCGTCGTTCATTGTCAGGGAGGATACCGATCGTCGATCGCCGCCAGCCTTCTCCGCAGGCATGGCCGAGACCGGGTCACCGACCTCGTCGGCGGCTACAAGGCATGGGCTGCCTCGAACGCTCCCACCGAGTCGGTGGGCAGCTGA